In Cynocephalus volans isolate mCynVol1 chromosome 16, mCynVol1.pri, whole genome shotgun sequence, the following proteins share a genomic window:
- the LOC134364998 gene encoding interferon omega-1-like — protein sequence MALLLPLLTTLLVGSYGPAGSLGCDLPQNSVLLSRKTFVLLAQMRRISPFLCLKDRSDFRFPEEVVEGSQFQKAQAMSVLHEMLQQIFSLFHTERSSAAWNPTLLDELRAGLHGQLEDLETCPVQAMGEEESARVTEGPILALKRYFQRIRVYLEEKKYSDCAWEVVRVEITRSFSSSTNLQERLRRNAGDLQSS from the coding sequence ATGGCCCTCCTGCTCCCTCTACTGACGACCCTGCTGGTGGGCAGCTATGGCCCTGCTGGATCTCTGGGCTGTGACCTGCCTCAGAATTCTGTCCTGCTTAGCAGGAAGACCTTTGTGCTTCTGGCCCaaatgaggagaatctcccctTTCTTGTGTCTGAAGGACAGAAGTGACTTCAGATTCCCTGAGGAGGTGGTAGAAGGCAGCCAGTTCCAGAAGGCCCAGGCCATGTCTGTGCTCCACGAGATGCTGCAGCAGATCTTCAGCCTCTTCCACACAGAGCGCTCCTCTGCTGCCTGGAACCCGACCCTCCTGGACGAGCTCCGTGCTGGACTTCATGGGCAGCTGGAAGACCTGGAGACCTGCCCAGTGCAAGCGATGGGAGAAGAAGAATCTGCTCGTGTAACTGAGGGTCCAATACTGGCCTTGAAGAGGTACTTCCAGAGAATCCGTGTCTACctagaagagaagaaatacagTGACTGTGCCTGGGAGGTTGTCAGAGTGGAAATCAcgagatccttctcttcatcaacAAACTTGCAAGAAAGGTTAAGAAGAAACGCTGGAGACCTGCAGTCATCTTGA